Below is a window of Petrotoga sp. 9PWA.NaAc.5.4 DNA.
AAAGGAGGAAATATCTATGTGAACAAAAGATGTTTTTTATGTTGAAAAACCTGTATTAGGAATGGTCCATTTTCTACCGCTTCCAGGTACTCCACTTTACGACTCTGATGGAGGAATAGAAAAAATTAGAAAATAAAATAAGAGTTACTATAGGAGCAAAAGAAGAAAATCAAATATCTTTAGAGTGTTTTAAAAAGATGATCAATCATGTTTTATGAAAAACGACATAATATAGCAAGTTAAAGATAAGAAAAGTTCTAAGAGCTTGCTTACTTTTTATAAGAAGAAAAATTATGAACTTTCTATTATAGTTCCTTGAATCAACAGATAAAGAAAATTTCCCATATAGAGTGTCTATAAGAAAAGATAACAAAATATTGTTGGCCTTATTTGTACAAAACAAATGGCGATGTGATTTTCTCTTTTAAAAAAAACAATACAAAACCAAAGCTGGTGATTACGCTTTACTGCATAATGATGTAATAATTGCGGTTGTTGAAAGAAAGAACTTTGAAAGTATAATTTCAGAAATTAAAAATCTGCCTATCTTTCATTTGAACCTTGGTGACTTAGAAAAATATAAGCATTCACCACTTGTTATCGAAACCAATTACTCTGATTTTTTGAATTCAGATAAATTAAAAATATATTCCCCGGCATACATTTCAAAAGTAATAGCAGAAATTTTTGCATTTCATCCAATAAATTTTTTCAAGCAGTTGTTTCTTACGAAAAAGAATCTATACCCAACATAGTTGAGGAAGAAACTACACAATTCACTTCTTCTAAGAATTTTAAGACAAGTATTTATTACGATATAAGGAAAGAAATTATCCAAAATATTGAAAGTGATTTTAATATTTCTATATACTCTTTTGTTTTATAGTTTAAAGGAATTGATTCAAGATAATTCAGCAATGGCTTTCCAAACTGTCCGTAAGTTGATAACTTGATAACCATTTTTAAAGACATTTGAATTATCTCCTTATGAATACCTGTTTTTGTTGTACAATTGTCATTTAAAAATAACATAATATTTACTTTTGTTTCAATGTTAACGAGTGAATATACAGTTACTTTTTTATCTTTAAACTATTGTATCATAACCGTTATCAAAAAAGGGAAAGTAAAAACAGAGTATAAAACACGATAAAAAACATCGAAATTAAAGTTTACATAAGCTTTTTTGAGGTAATCTCTAAAAATATATTCCAATCTATATTTGAATTCAATAAAAAAATCACTTGTTTATCATATGGAAAAGGATATAATAAAAATAGTGAATGGTCTTTTGAGTTTGTAAGAAAAAAGTGTTACACATTACATATTATGCAAGGGGTGAAAAAGTTTGTTGCTATTTTTATTGACAAGAGTATTGTTATTAGGGGGCATTAGTTTTGGAGGAGATGAAGAAATAATATCAAGTTTAGAATCAATAAATCCTGAAGAAATTGTAAGCTATGCTGAGGAAAGTTGATAAGTATGTATTTTAAAGTTTTGAAAATATGAGAAATGTTTAGAAACGCAGAGGTAAATATTAGATAGAATAAGAATTAAGATTATTAGCCGGTAAATAGTATTCCTTATAAAGAGAAAAAGATTGAAAATAAACTTGAAAAGCTTGGAAGTTGGGAATTTATTGTTCCAAGAGAGATGGAGCTTGAAATTACTAACAATTGCAACTTTCACTGTAAACATTGCTATAATCATAGTGGAGAAAGAGAAAATTTATTGGAGTTAAGTAAAGAATAAACAGCATCTTTTTTCAAAGAGATATTTGAATTAGGAACAAGGACTCTAGAAATAACGGGGGGAGAACCATCTACACATCATTCTTTTAATTACTTCCATTTGAAATAATCGGAATTCTTTCAAATGGAAGTGCTTTTTCAGAAACAACTTTTGAAATTCTAAAAAAGAATAAGGAGAAAGTAATGGTTCAAATTGATTTACATGGAAGTTCTCACGAATACATGGAATGGTTCACCGGGCATACTCAGTCCTACCAATTAGCCATGAAAACTATAGAAAGGTTAACAGATTTAGGCATCATTGTACGAATAGCTTGCAGTGTTACACCACAAAATGTTACTCAAATAGAGGAAATAGCTACTATTGATTATAATCTAGGAGCTGATGCAGTAGCTTTTGGTCCCATAGCTCCTATAGGAAGAGCAAAAGACAGAAAAGATTTATTTTATCTTACAATGAAAAAGCCTATAATACTTTCATAAGCAATATGGAGGAACTGTTAAAAAAGTATGGATCTTCTTTTATTAATGTAATTGATGCTCAGGCTCAAGCGAGTACAAATTGTGGGGTTGGTAGTACGGGCTTAGTTATTGCCCCAAATTTAGATGTAAGACTATGCCAAATGTCCGATGTCATTATAGGAAATATTAAATCCTATAATGGAAGCATCAAAAATCTGCTAAGAAATAATACAAAAGTTTTAGAAAAAATTTCGCAAACCCCTGCTCCAAACTTTGATATTTGTGGAGAGTGTGAAGATTTTTGGTTTTGTTCTAATTGTATGGCAAGGGGATTTATTAAAGCCAAAGAAAGAGGTGAAAACTGTAGATGGATACAAAAAATAAAAACACTTTAATTTCTGTGAAAGCTTTAACAAAAGAACTTGGAGGAAATAAAATTCTAAAAGGTATTTCTTTTGATATTGTAGAAAATGAAATTGTAGCTCTGGTTGGCCCAAATGGTGCAGGAAAAACTACTACTATAAGATGCTTAACAGGTATATATAACGTTGACAAAAACCAAATAATAAAAAAAGCTGGACTAACTGTATCAGTAGTTTCAGAAAAAGATTTACTCTGGGAAAAAGAAACAGGATGGAAAAACATAGAGATCTTCAGAGAGTATCTTGGAGGTAAACTTTCTAACAATCAAATAGAAGAATATGCAAAATATTTAGATCTTTCGGAATTTTTAGATAATAAAGTTCATACTTATTCAAAGGGTACACGAAGAAAGTTATCTTTTGTATTAGGACTTTTAAAAGATCCAAAACTTATTATATTTGATGAACCAATGAGTGGGCTAGATCCAATTTCAAGGATAAAGATGAGAGAGTTGATTGTTAAACTGAACAAAGAAGGAAAAAGTATATTTTATACATCACATGATTTAGCAGAAGTTGAAAAGCTTGCTCACAGGGTTATGTTGATGAAAAGCGGAGAGATATTGTTAGATAATTTAAAAAGCGATATCTTAAGTAACTACAAAAGTCTTGAAGATTTATTCTTAGAAAAATTGGGGGTGAAAGTTAATGAAGAAAATAATGAAATATAATTTTAGAATGTTGTTAACAAGCTTTGTCAACTTTTATTTTCCAGCAATTTTGTTGGTAGCAATAGCAACTTTTATTTTGATGAGTGTAGTGAGTTCTATGCCATCAGAAGGTTCAGATATAATATTTCAGAGGATGCTAATTCTTATGGCTTTTTTTGTATATACTGTAGGGACATCGATGATGCTTAGAAACTTAGTTATCCCTGAAAAAGCCAACGGTAGAATAGAGCTTTTATTGTCGAATGGATTTGAAATACAACCTTATCTGTACAGTTCTGTTATAGTTGGTTGGATAGTTATGGAAATAGAACTCCTTTTGATCTTTTTAGTTCCTAACTTTGTTTCTGAAATATTTTTAGAAAAAAGGATTATAGATTTCTATTTTTTAAAAATGTTCCTTCATATCTCAATTTTTGGTCTAGGTTTACTTTCTTTGATGTATTATCTAATTTTTAGGATAAAAAGAATAAGCATAATCAACAATTTATTTTTCATTATTGGGTTTATAGCAATCTTTGGAGGAAGCTATTTATCTAATTATCTGCCTCTAACAGAAAATTCAAATAATATATTTCTTTGGATATTTAATATTACAGGAATAATTCTTTTTCTCTTCACTGTAATTATGGGAAGAAAAATAACCAAAGAAATAGTTGTCCTTACTCTACCTGATTAGAATAAAGGGATAAATGTTTGAGGCTATCAAAATAATATCTTAAAGTCATATAGAAAAATGTATGATAGATAAAGAGATAAAAATTTATTTAGTAACAAAGGGGGTAGACAACTATGAAAGTCAAAAAAGAAAAGGAAGGTTTTATGAAAAAACTAAAAAATAAGATTAATAGTTATAAAAAGAAATTAAGATATAACGCAATAACTCATAAAACTCCATATAGAAATAAAAAGAATACAAAATAATTAGTGGTACTTAGTATTGATTATAGATTCAATTAAAAATGTTGTCAGTAGGTTTGAAAAGATATTTCAGGTTACGTATCAAAGACTACGACAATTTTACAGAGAAATCATTGAAAGTCAGTTGGTGGTATGAAAAGAAGAGTTATCGTAGCTTTTTTACTTTTTCTAAATTAATGTAAGGAATATAATTTAATTGAGTTCATTATTATAAGAAAGAAGATATAGTATATAAATCACTCAAACATCTTTAACGTTTCAACAAGTTCTTCTCTTTCTTTTCCTTCAAAAATATAGAAAGAAGTTGCAGATAACCTTCTTTTTAAAATGTACTTCTTCACAAACAAATTGATTTCTTTTGGTACTTTTGGTCTTAATTCTTTTGGTATGTTTTTTATTTCATCATACCTTCCATAATTCATTATAGACTGCTTTAATTTTGTAGATGATAGTTTTTTGGTCTATTAAAAAAGGATTAATTGGCGTGAAAATAAGGAATATACTAAAGAATTAATTGATTTGGCACAAAAGGTAAAGATATTAATGGTGATAGAGTTAGTATTCTTTTAGACAGAGATGTTGCATATACACTTTAATTTAATAATGAGTGAAGTTTGGAAGGGATGTACTGGGGAGACAGTTAATAATATAATAAATATTAATTCAAAAAATAATTCCCAAAGATTTGATAATGCAAATCTTATGAGAGTGAATAGAGAAACTTTTTGGCAAAACTTTTATTATCATCCTTGCTTACATGGAACTCTTGCTTTGAATTATGAGAGTAAAATATTACCCTGCCCTTATATGAAAGAGGAGATCTTATGCAATATGATAAAGGATATAGAATCTTTTAATATAATGTTTAGTGATCGAAAGGTTGACAAATACTGGAATCTGAATCTTGGCAAAATTGATAATTGTGAAGATTGTGTATTTAGGTTTGGTTGCTTTGAATGTAGAGCAATGGAGCTTAAGTTAACAAATAATTTAAATGGTAAGTTATTATGTTCTAGAAACAAAGATAAATCACTTTGACTATAAATTTTCCTAAAAAAGAAAAATCCTAAGTATTAAAAATATGGATGTATTTGTAGTTTTGAAAATAGTTGTTTAGTTCCTTATATTAAATATTTTATTGAAGGAGATGAATTGGACTTGTGAATATGATACAACTCCAAAATGTTAGTAAGACATATAAAAATGGGGTAAAAGCATTAAATAATATAAATCTATCAATTAAACCGGGAGAAATAGTCGGACTGATAGGACCTAACGGTGCTGGGAAAACCACACTTGTAAAGATAATGCTGGGCCTTCTTAATCCTACATCGGGAACAATAAAAATTTTTGGGAAACAGATTGATAAGCTATCAAAAAATGAAAAAAGGCGAGTAGGATTTCTATTAGATGGACCTGGTTTCTATGATGATTTAACTGTAGAAGAAAATTTAAACTTTTGGTCCGAATTGTATAACGTTCCTAATGATCGTAAAAGTGAACTAATTAATCAATGGCAACTTAACGAGAACAAAAAGAGTTTGGTTAAAGAACTTTCCGCTGGTATGAGACAAAAACTGTCTATAGTACGCACTTTCCTTCATGAACCTGAAATCATTTTTATGGATGAACCAACTTCAAATTTAGATCCACTCGCTAGAAAAAATATGGTCGAATTTTTAAAAAGCTTTCAAGATACAGAAACTGCTTTTCTAATTACCTCTCATGATTTATTTGATGTTGAAAGAATATGCTCAAGAATTGTTTTGATAAGAAGAGGAGAAATAGTTGTTAGTGGAAACATGGAAGAATTGAAAAGGGCTTTAGGAGTTCAAATAGGTGTAAAAATTAGAGTGAGCAGCGATATTCCTCAAGTAATAACAAGCAAATTCACCAAAGATTGTGAAATAAGCTTTCTTAATGAAAAAGAATTATTAGTAACTGGAAACAAAGATTGCTCAAAAAATATTATGAAATATCTTATTAGTCAGGGTGTAGATGTTGAAAGAGTAGAAGAAGAAAAAATTACCCTTGAAGATATATACCTTTCCATTATACGGGAGGATGAAGAACAATGAAAGCTTTAATTAAAAAAGAATTTTATATTTTTCTAAGAAAAAGATTTCAATTTCTTTTATTACTTTTTATAGTTACATATTTAGTAATAATATTAAGTTTGAACAAATCTAATAATCTAAATTCTATTCTTGTGCCATCTTTATTAACTTCCTTTTTTGTTCCATATACATTTGGTTGGATAAGTTTTCAAGAAGAGAAAAAGAATAAAAATATTTCGTATCTTTTAGCTTCTCCTTTAAGCATAAAGGAAATATTTTTAGGTAAAATGTTGACGATTTATTTGGTCAGTGTTGGATTTATGTTATGGTGTTTAATTATTAGTTCTATCATAAGCGTTTTTTCAGGTAAGCCTCTACCTACATTAGAAATTATTTTAGCGGTATTGATAACTCTTCCTATTTGGTCTGTAGTATGGAGTGGATTGGTTGGAATTGGACTTCTTTTATTTGATAACCCTTTTATAATAAGGATCTTCCTATTTGTTTTTGTTTTTTTAATAGGATTTAATCCTAATTTGTGGAAAGATATATCCAATTTAGGAAGTTGGAAGAACGTTATTTTCATATTGTTGGGATTAGGTATAAACTTAGCAATGCTTCACTTTGTTAGTTTATTTGGTAACGAAAGAATTCAAGAGTAACGAAAATGTGCTTTTGAAATTTTAAAAAATATAGATCTTGATTGATTCAATTTTACCAATAACTTTCGTGAAATGTATTAACGGTTCTCTCACGAATAGTGTGGGCAAGTAAGCTGGGGTTAAATTAAGTTTACCCAAAGCGATAAAGATAGTTATTTTTAAATTCTTTGATGTTTTAAATCCAAAAGCTCTTTTAGTAAAATCTCTCAGTTTAGAGTTCATGCCTTCTATTTTGCCGTTAGTTATGTTTGTTTTTATGTGTAATAAGATACCATCTATAATGAGTTAAACATAGAGTTGAAAAAAGGAGAAATTGTTCAAATAATCGGAGATAATGGTACAGGAAAAACTACTCTAATAGATTTGATTTTGAATCTTTTAGAAGTTAAAAAAGGTAGCATAAGTAGCATAAAACTTGATAATGTTAAAGTAGATGATATAGATGATTTTTCATTACAAAAGATAGTTGGAATAGTTCCACAAAATATATATCTTTTTAGCGAAACTGTAAGAAATAATATCAAAGTAGGAAGAGATATAAATGACAAAAAAATATTAAGATTGGCAAAAGAACTTAATTTTGATGATATTGTAAAAAGTGAAGGGATTAATTTAGAGACTTTTATTTTCAATAACGGAGGGAATTTATCAGGAGGTCAAAAGCAGAAAATTTGTATATTGAGAGCTTTGATAGGCGAACCTGCTTTACTTATATTAGATGAAGCTGATGCTTATCTTGATGTAAAATCTAAACTTAATTTTTATAATTTTATTAAGAATACAAAAGATGATAGAATAACAGTATTTGTCTCCCATAAAGAGCAGCCTTTTTTAAACCAGATAGAATAATTAGCTTGCCAAATTCTAATTTGTAGTCTATTACCTATTATCTTGATTGAACATCTAATTTTATTTATAAATATATAGATCCCACTTTAATTTTATACAATATTTTTATAATGCACCAATAAGTCAAAAACAATTTTTTAATTTTGAAGTTCGTAAAAGATAAGGGTAGGAGGTGATTTCTATTATTAATTTGACGCTCAAAGTTAATAATTTAGAAAAAACTTATAGTAATGGTTTTAAAGCTATTGAAAATATTTCATTTTCAATTAATGAAGGAGAAGTTCTAGGAATCATTGGTCCCAACGGTGGAGGTAAATCTACTCTTCTTCTTTGTATGTGTAGAGTATTAAAATCCACAAAGGGATCTATTAACATTTTTGTTAATAATAAAAAAATTGATGAAGCTAATCAAATAAAAAGAATAATAGGTTATCTTCCAGAAGAGGCAAACTTATATAATGATATGACAGGATATGAAAATCTCCAGTTTTACGCAAAATTTTTTGGAATCCCCAAAAAACAAATATCTTCATTAATTCAAAGACTTATAAACAAGTTAGATTTAAAAGAATTCATAAATAAAAAAGTCTATGAGTACTCTTCAGGAATGA
It encodes the following:
- a CDS encoding SPASM domain-containing protein; the protein is MEELLKKYGSSFINVIDAQAQASTNCGVGSTGLVIAPNLDVRLCQMSDVIIGNIKSYNGSIKNLLRNNTKVLEKISQTPAPNFDICGECEDFWFCSNCMARGFIKAKERGENCRWIQKIKTL
- a CDS encoding ABC transporter ATP-binding protein — its product is MDTKNKNTLISVKALTKELGGNKILKGISFDIVENEIVALVGPNGAGKTTTIRCLTGIYNVDKNQIIKKAGLTVSVVSEKDLLWEKETGWKNIEIFREYLGGKLSNNQIEEYAKYLDLSEFLDNKVHTYSKGTRRKLSFVLGLLKDPKLIIFDEPMSGLDPISRIKMRELIVKLNKEGKSIFYTSHDLAEVEKLAHRVMLMKSGEILLDNLKSDILSNYKSLEDLFLEKLGVKVNEENNEI
- a CDS encoding ABC transporter ATP-binding protein, encoding MIQLQNVSKTYKNGVKALNNINLSIKPGEIVGLIGPNGAGKTTLVKIMLGLLNPTSGTIKIFGKQIDKLSKNEKRRVGFLLDGPGFYDDLTVEENLNFWSELYNVPNDRKSELINQWQLNENKKSLVKELSAGMRQKLSIVRTFLHEPEIIFMDEPTSNLDPLARKNMVEFLKSFQDTETAFLITSHDLFDVERICSRIVLIRRGEIVVSGNMEELKRALGVQIGVKIRVSSDIPQVITSKFTKDCEISFLNEKELLVTGNKDCSKNIMKYLISQGVDVERVEEEKITLEDIYLSIIREDEEQ
- a CDS encoding ABC-2 transporter permease, which codes for MKALIKKEFYIFLRKRFQFLLLLFIVTYLVIILSLNKSNNLNSILVPSLLTSFFVPYTFGWISFQEEKKNKNISYLLASPLSIKEIFLGKMLTIYLVSVGFMLWCLIISSIISVFSGKPLPTLEIILAVLITLPIWSVVWSGLVGIGLLLFDNPFIIRIFLFVFVFLIGFNPNLWKDISNLGSWKNVIFILLGLGINLAMLHFVSLFGNERIQE
- a CDS encoding transposase, which codes for MIDGILLHIKTNITNGKIEGMNSKLRDFTKRAFGFKTSKNLKITIFIALGKLNLTPAYLPTLFVREPLIHFTKVIGKIESIKIYIF
- a CDS encoding ATP-binding cassette domain-containing protein gives rise to the protein MELKKGEIVQIIGDNGTGKTTLIDLILNLLEVKKGSISSIKLDNVKVDDIDDFSLQKIVGIVPQNIYLFSETVRNNIKVGRDINDKKILRLAKELNFDDIVKSEGINLETFIFNNGGNLSGGQKQKICILRALIGEPALLILDEADAYLDVKSKLNFYNFIKNTKDDRITVFVSHKEQPFLNQIE